Genomic segment of Pithys albifrons albifrons isolate INPA30051 chromosome 28, PitAlb_v1, whole genome shotgun sequence:
CAAAGAGGACAGTGGGAAAGCAAAAACCAACaaagccaggtgggggttggtctcttctcccaggcactcagcagtaggacaagggggcacgatgggctcaagctctgccaggggaaattgaagttggagatcaggtggaaattctttatagagagagtgctcaggcattggaatgggctgcccagagagggggtggattccccatccctggaggtttttcaactgagcttggctgtggcactgagtgccatgatctggtaaagggactggagttggaccaagggttggactcaatgatctgggaggtcttttccaacccaattgattctatgattctatgcaaGTCATGAACTCCAGCAGGACCTCAATGAAGTCCCTCAAACCATCTCTCCTGCACTTTCTCCCAGATCCTACCTGGTCTCTTCCAGGGGAATTCTTGAGTCAATCGTGCCAAAAACACCCTGCCCAGGGTGAGTTTGCTGGCAGTAATTGctgccccaccccagggctggcCCAAACTCCAGCCCCTGCACGGTGGCACCAtgcccagccagcccaggctgcaggagggagaatGCACAGAAACTGGTCCCCAAGAGCCACTTACCCACCCCATCCTTCCCTTCTCACACTCCTGGAAAAACCACTGATGGCTGCAAACCAAAGCAGCTTCTCCCAACACAGTGATGAGTCCAGCAGGAAGGTGACACTGGCCCACCCACCTTTTGGACCTTACAAAGGCAGAGACACCCCTGATGTCTCAGTTCAGTGTCAGTTCTACTGCATCAGCCTCATTCTTCATGGTCTTGTTTAACCCCACCCTCTGACCTGTCCAAAGCCCCTCTGAGGCACAGgacaggcagctccagctgccaccAGAGCAAACCAGCCTTCAGTGTGCTCTGTTCACCCCTGACACCCTGAAACACACCTGGATGCTTCCAGTGTTTGGCATTCACTTACCTCCAAGCATGGATGTCTGGCTTTGAGCCTTTGCTGCCAACACACAGGACAAAAAAAGCTGGTCCTGCCTCTTCCCAGAGCTGGGACCAGTCCCTCTGAGGACACTCCTGACCCCTCCTGCACAGCTGCCAGGACACACCACTGCAGCCAGCAGCTTCTCAGGGGGTTTCAGAGAGACTGCACTGTTTGATTTAACCTTTTCagtgaaagctgaaaaagagaCAAAGCCCCCAGAACAAAACTCCTGTGATGGGACAGTCAGGGCACCAAGTTTAATCAGATATTCTTAGAGAACAGAGAATCCACAGGGAAGAAAGACACTACAACACAACTGCATGGAAAGAGCTTGTACCTTATTAGACACATAAAAATCAGGTTTCAAACTCTGCTTCTCATAGAGTTAGTCAGGCACACAGAGGAACACTGAGAACTCGAGGACACCTCAGAGGAGCCTGCAGGGAATGGGGatcccccccagctctgcccattcTTGGGCACAACATGAGACCAGCAAGATACAGAATGACTCCAGCTTATGGAGGTTTTGATACAATGTCAAAGCAAATTATTCCACaaaggaacagcaagtgccttTCTTAAGAAAGGAAACTCTACAATGGCTCAGCTTGTTGTTTTAAGCAGCAGATGTATCCAGCACAGGACTCCCTTTCTGTCCAGGTGATCCCTAACATCCTTCAGCAGCACATCCTAAGAAGAAACATGTCTTTAAAAAGTGACTTCAGGAAACAAGCTCAAGTTCCTTTTAAATCTGTTTATAAGAAGGATACCAATGTACATTTTAATaggtttattttctctttccccaaaAGGGAACCAAAGGCAGAGAGGTGTTGTGAGATACATCACGCTGTTCTCATGGGGAAATCAATTTGCAAATGTTATTTTACCACTCTGTAAAAACACACAGAGGAGTGTGAAAGAAGCAGAGGAGTTCAGAGTGGCTGTCACGGAGCAAATATGTTAAATACAATCAGTTCTTTTCCCCCTAAAAACCGTGGCTCTTTGTGTTCCAGAAAACCAGTCTTTTGTAGCCACATGCCACAGGAACAGACATTTAAGTGGTGGCTTCCTCTGAGCACGTGCACACACAAGTGTTAGCACAGAGTGGGCAGCACTGTGAGCACAGAGCCCCATCGGCACCGGGAGGGGAGACACCCACTCGGGGGGCCTGTCTCAGCTTCCCCTCCAAACTCCCATGAACAGGCTCCATCCCATCCAGGCAGCTCTGACAAGAGTCTGTGGGTCTATAAAACAAGTCATGTTGTAGGATCAAGATTTTTACCCTGTGTTACATGAGAGGAACAACCTTCCCGTTTCTCAAGGGACGTCCAAGCAATCCGTGAGTGACTCAGTTCCTTtctctgctcagctgtgctgtgggaaacTCAGTGAAGTGCCTCTTCACAGGCAGAGacagtttgctttcaaaaatattaaggacaccttttttatcttttaagaACATCCTGGAAAGTTACTGTGGAAAATGAAAGTGCTCCCATGGTGAGATCGATGTGCAATGTCCTTGCTGCTTTCTCAGGATTCCCTCCCTCAGCAGACTCGTGTTAGGATGAGGCTCAATACATCACAACGAGGCCATCATCCACCTGGAACAGGCAGGCAGACACTGGAAAATGTTTTATGTTCAATCATAAAACGTGGAATCAGCCAAAGAGAAGCTGTAGTTCAGGTATGATGGGTCTGGTCTCTGGGTCTATATCCCAATGGCCTGCAGCACTCGCTTCTCGTTGTCGTTGAGGTGGTCAGAGAACATGGCATAGCAGGGCTGCTGGGCAAACTGGCACAGGAATTCAGTGAGATAGGCCTGGAAGGGACAGAAACACCTGGTCAGCATCACCTCGCCCTGGAAATCCTGCTGCTTCCATGTGTtgtgggatcctggcctggatccaaactagcgtggccagcagggccagggcagtgacccttcccctggactctgccttggggaggccacaccttgagtgttgtgttcagttctgggcccctcagttgaggcaagagattgagggactggagcggggccagagaagagcaacgaggctggagaagggactggatgtggcactgagtgtcctctgaaacacctccagggatggagaatccaccaggtcttgatccaaccccactgtgatcaccagcccagggcactcagtgccagagtgatcccagtggggttggatcaagggttggatttgatgatctcagaggtctcttccaacccaactgagaagagcaacgaggctggagaagggactggagcacaagtgctgtggggagaggctgagggagctgggggtgtttagcctggagaagaggaggctcagaggtgacctcagcactgtctggaactgcctgaagggaagttgtggccaggtgggggttggtctcttctcccaggcactcagccataggacaagggggcacgatgggctcaagctctgccaggggaaattgaagttggagatcaggtagaaattctttgcagagagagtgctcagggattggaatgggctgcccagagagggggtggattccccatccctggaggttttccaactgagcttggccgtggcactgagtgccatgatctggtaaagggactggagttggcccaagggttggacttgatgatctcggaggtcttttccaacccaatccattctatgattctctgatctgCAAGTGCAGTATGAAATTCTGTCATGTTCACTCTCCAATCCACTCCTGACTTCTGCAAGAGGCTGTGAAGCTCATGGGTAGAAATGTCTTAATCTCTCTCTGCTCAAAGAGTTTTGTCCACTCAGATTTCCAACTTATAGATATTGATCATATGGAATAATAGCTCCAGAAATTCTTGGAATACTTGGCCCTTTCCAAAGAAATTTCAGTTAACTGCATCCCTTCAGGATAACAGTCAATAGTTGGTGTTTCCAGTGCTTACAGATTTGtcaaaaaataacattaaaagaataaaatttataAAGAATAATTAGAATCTGATAAAAACACTCATTCTAGAGCATCACCTGGAGATCTATTTGGTAAAGAGGGTCCTTTAATGCATCTGGATCAtcctcttcatcatcttcatagTAATCCTCATCTGTCAGAAGCAAACCAGCAGGTTTTAAcatcaaacaaagcaaaacacctCAGGAAGTTTTCTATTAGACACCTGAAACCCAAGGATCCAAAAGTAAATAgtttcagcactgctgagggaaAACCAAAAGGTATTCAGAATATTCACTCCTTGTCATGGGATAGAAACCACGAGACCCCAGAGCAAGGTCAGTGGGGGGCTCGAGGGacaggcagctgagctggggacaggcaggacacCCACCAggacaagtgctgtggggagaggctgagggagctgggggtgtttagcctggaggaggctcaggggagacctcatcactctctacaactccctgaagggaagttatggccaggtgggggttggtctcctctcccaggcagtagaacaagagggcacgagctcaaactctgccagggcaggttcaggttggatatcagaaagaaattctttgcagagagagtgctcagtcattggaatgggctgcccagagagggggtggattctccatccctggaggtttttaaggtgagactggatgtggcactcagtgccatgatctggtgaccaaagtggggttggatcaagggttggacctgatgatctcagaggtttcttccaacccaactgattctatgattctgtgacatccacaggcagctctggatGTTCCTGCACCACCATCTTCTGCCTTAATCCCATGCCAGGGGGAcactgccagccctgagctAAAGCAGAGCAGTGTCCCTCGCTGTGTTTCCCTGGAAGGTTCTCACAGGCAGACTGGACAGATGATGCCCCTGTGCTCTCTCTCCATGCAGCTGTTCCTCCTCAAGGGCACCCCACAAACAAGTTCACCCGCTCCAGGACACCATCCCAAGGTCAAACCTGCTCCTCTGAGCAtcaattttctctttaaaagagGAGCCTCACAGCAATGTGAAGCCTGTGCAGCCAGTGAGCTCCCAGGTGATGTTTTTTATAATGCCATGGTTTAATCACTGAGTTAATCAAAGCCATGGCCCTCTCCAGAAGGTCCTTATCACAATCCCAGAGCAGAATTCCTTCCCTGTGTCTGCAGCCTCTGGTTTGCTGCTGGCAAGGGAAGGAAACTTTGACAAGGGTGTCACCTACTCCATTTCTGCTTTAAGTAAGGACTTGAAAGCTGTTAACTCACCATACTTGTTTGTGGAAAGAATATCTGATAGGAATTGTCCTGCTAAGCCTTCAtcttcatcctcatcctctTCCTGATCCTCCCACATATCATTTGAATcatctgtttggaaaaaaaccccaatattcTAGAAATAATGGAAACCCAAGAGGTTCAGTCTGTGATCACTTTAAGGGGGACTGGAGCCTGTAGGCAGAAACATCCCTGCACATGTGGGTGGATGAAGGAAAACACCTGCAAACTTCCCTATCCTTTTGGAAGAATTCCAGAACTGGAGTCAAGGAAAGAGCAGCTGCAAGGAGGGATGTttgagggagaaaggaaggcaaACCAGATATACCATATGAAGAGATACTTTTATTGGCACATGGTCAGACCCCATCTTCCAAATTAGCCCAATGTAATTTTCATGTCTGAGGATACACAACACTGACTGCTcttattttcccattttatttatttttacctgGAAGAGATTGCCAGCACTTAAAATATGACacagggaaggaagggctgctgtgctggaagctGCTAATGATAATCTGCACAAGacaagggagctggagagggactttggacaagggcctggagggacaggacaaggggaatggcttcaaactgccagagggcagggttagatgggatattgggaaggaattcttccctgtgagggtgggcaggccctggcacaggtgcccagagaagctgtggctgccccatccctgggagtgtccaaggccaggctggacagagcttggagcaacctgggctggtgggaggtgttcctgtccatggcaggggtggaatgagatgggctttaaggactcttccaacccaaaccagtctgggattctctgattccatgatCTTAACCTTTGGATCACTACTCAAGCCTTTGTAATTACAGGTCCACGATTTACTATTGTGAATTTCTTAACTACAGAATGGTTATCAAGAGAAGACAAAGTAGATTTAAGACaaataaagataaaaagcaaacacagtATTTTACCTTGGCTCCAATCTGCAGGTGTCTGTCTAGATGCATTTGCTTCCATTGCATTAGAGAGttcatttattattaattttaagatttttacTAACAAAGGAATGTTTGTCCAGCGCTCAGGATctgtaggaaaaagaaatatatattcatgctgcttttaataaaatgttgTAAAaaacacaccttttttttttgttgttggggtggactttttcttgtttgggaGGTTCAACTGACACAAACCCTCCAGACTTTCTTTCCATGTACCCTCAGAGTTACATTCCCAGTATTAATCTTGCATATTCTGAGTgcagaaaaggcaggaaaaaaccttCACAGCTGAATGAATGTTTGActctgctcctgcaggctgCTTAAGGGAGTCATCTGGAACTTGCTTTTAGGGAAGCACTTGCTTTCTTGAAGTACATTTATTTGTCCACCAGTGCTTTTATGTAAATGGGCAGTGCAACAACCCCAGGAATGGCTCTGCCCTTTCTGAGGCACTGAAAGCTCCATCTTTTCCTCACAGGTGTTCCTGCAGGGCTTAACATTCCACAGGGATAGCCAGACAGTGTCTTTGCCCTTAGTTACAAAAGTAAAGGTCCTATCAAATAAAGAAATTGGGAGCACCAGTTTTAGCTCTTACTGGTATTAGCATTAATATTTGTTCAACTCAAGTGCTGGCAGTTCCCACTCTTCTGTCTGACAGACACCAGAGTTTGGTGGTCTGGGATTTTTTAAGCCAAGAATAATTAGGCAGCAAGTGTTTTATGACACTTAGCTCTTACATTCCTAGGGCTTCCCCCTGTTTATCTCCTTAGTTGTCAGTTAGTCCCTCCCTGGCTCTCCAACACTCCAAATTCCAAGCCCATGGGGCTCGAGGAGCACCGACTGCCTCCATGGGCTCCCAGCTTGGATCTGCACAGCCACcacatcccatcccacagctgGTCACACACCAAGTGGCAGGAGCAAGGTCTGACTGACAGCTGAGGGCAGGAGCTCCCAGTGTcctccctctgcagctcagtCCCCAGTAAAAACcacccagagctctgctctgtcccatTGAAAAGATGAATCTCTCAACAAAAATCTCCAGTCAAAGACTCTGGGCTTGGCCAACTAAAAATAAGACAAACCTTATCCAGAATACTGGCCAAGCTTTTCCTAAATTCATCTCTGACTTGTTGAATCCCTGTTGATACTTGTAAAGTGTCTCAATGAAAAAGACCCTCCTTTGTTTGGGTCTGCACTAAAAGCACTTTCCTCTCAGAGAAGCTACCAGGCTTCAGGGAATTATCAATTCTGTCTCATGATGCAAAGTAGCAGTGAATAGTTCTCCATCTCATAACCATCTCATCCAGATATATTAAATCAGATATCAGGAGTCTTCCAAATCAGTCTGTGGCAGAATTAAGGCAGATAACAGATATATTAAGTATATGATGTATGGATTAGCTCTAAAAACCAACATGCACCTTCTGCAGGGACCAtctcccacagctctgtggtATCTGCCAGACCTATTCAAGGCCTTTCACAGCATttacttacagaaaaaaaccctgttaaaagcagcaaaatgatTACTTACTTTTGGCCGCCTTGGATCGTGTCCGAATTCCCTCATCCAtgttaaatatttcttctcCCTTCACCCTGATGTCCTGAAGTCTCTTGTCATCTGTGTTGATGCCATACTGCAGGAGCTTGCACAGTGCTACAGAGCTGGGGAGCAAGGAATAGGAAAATTACTGACCAGAATTTCCCTTTCAGAGTGTCCTGCTGACAGGGAACACATCTCAGCAGACATCCAgatgccttttcttctccaccTTTGCCAAGCACAAGCATTAcagaatttttccatttctcctgctttaTGTGTGTGACCAAAACCAGCACTAGATCCCCAAATCTGTCTCTTGTCCTGCATGATTATTCCCTAACTTTCATTTTGAATCTGCTTTTTCTCATTATCTATTTCACAGGCTATTTGATTGCCTGTACCAGTaacacagaacacacacactAAGAAGTGAGTTAACAGCTGGTGAGATCCCTTAGAGTGGTCTGTGAGGCTTCATGTTTCCAGAAGAATTAAAGACAGAAGCTGTGGCAAAATTTAAATGAATTAAGAGCATTCCATGCTTTAAATTAATTAAGCATTCCATGCTTTGGAATACAGCACTCAGCCTCCATTGGAACACAAACGTGCTGCACAgcaaaagggagagaaaactgATTTCTTTGTTGACTTAATCAACAAGAAATCACCAGGTTCTCTTACAAAACCCTCTACAATACCCCAGAACAATTCCACGTCTGGAAGTTGTTCTCATCCTGTTCACAGAAGCTCAATCCCAAAAACACTGCTGTGCTTGCAGGAGACAGCCCTTTCCCCCCTTCAGACCTGCCTGTTCCAGCACAGGAACACCAGGCAGCAAGAGGAGCAGTGGAGAGGAAGATCAGAGCTTGCTCCAGTTCCCACAGCTCTCCTGAGCTGAACTGACAGCGCAGGGACGAGCAATCCTGCCCCACGCTGGCACACAGAGATCCCAGTATGAACCAGCTCCCCTTCCCTACCCCCAGCACTGATGGAAACTCTGCCAGGGATGGATGCGTGGGGCCCACCTGACTTTGCCCTCGTACTGCCCATAGAACAGGTGCTGGCGGCTCATCCACTCGGCCATCACGAACTCCAGGGCAGGTTTGCCCGTGGGGCCAGGGAGGCTGCACAGGAATTCCAGCAGAGGCTCCAGTTGTGAGTGAACCAAGTGGGCAAACACCATGATCAGGgactgcaggaggagaagggcagtGTTAGCAGTACATAATTTAATAGCTGGAAATGTTTTATCAAATATTTAAGGCAGTGGAGGCTGCGCTTACCAACcccaggaggaagggaaattaCAACCAGCTGCTACAAACACAGAATAAACTACTACAGTCCAACAGCACTGTTCAATCTCCCCCAAAACACCCAGCAGGAATAAATCTACTCACACCCATGTCCAAACCAACAGCCATCCCTAAAGTGAAGAttaaaaagctattaaaaaaatatcagagGCTGGTAGCTGTTGACTTCTGACCAGCAAAAATATCATATGGCAGCACTAACACTGACAATGCCAGAGGAAAAAAGACCCTGGCATTGGGTCTTTTATTATAAGTAGCTTCTTATATTATAttcttattttatataaaagaaaagacaattaaaaaagaatatgatataatacatatatatacaaatgtgaggataaaacaaactaacaacaaTAGCTACCAAGTCAGCCAACCAAATAATAGAGATtcaaaccacccaaacccccacaaaaactcccaaaaactcttccagagaaaaatcccagcaagagaggagaaaaatcaacaagaatcatagaatggattgggttggaaaagacctctgagatcatcaagtccaacccttgggccaacttcagtccctttaccagattatggcactcagtgccacgttcAGTAAAAGGTTCCCCTCCCCGGataacagagcagggatggtggcaaggcctgatctcaggacaggcagggcagggcgccCTCATGGGACTAAGgcaaaaaccaaaagagacagaatctcctcctctctctctttttatgcttcttgatgatgtcagatgatacgAAATACCCCtctggttgcttaagtcaggtgatgcttgtcccttctaatctctgtcacatcctttgggcctgctgAATCGGGCTGAGCTAAGACTAAAGCCCAAACTCCCACagttgggcagttggcattttggcAGCTCACCCTAACACAGGTGCCCACCCTGCTCACCTGCATCACGCTGAGCGTCTCCGCCTGCTGCATCTTGCTCAGGATGGCTCTCAGGATCTGGTCCAGGTTCTCCCCCAGCTCACTGCCCGCTTTGGAGATCAGGGTGGACACCAGCCTGCCCACGAAGGCGGCGGTGAACTCGGAGGTGCGCGGGTCCAGGAGCTGGCTCACCACCTGCATCACGTACCACAGCCCGTTGTGGCCCTGCTCGTCGTGCCACTGCGCGATCTGCTCCAGCGCCACCGACACGTACGCGCGCAGGCACTCGCCGCCGTTCTGCACGGGACAGGAGGCACGTTGGTGTGAGAAGTACAGGATTAATTTGTGTTGAGAATATCACAAGcatccagtgggatgaagttcaacaaggccaagggcaggtcctgccctttggccaccccaagccctgcagcgctccaggctgggcacagagtggctggagagcagccaggcagagggacctgcgggaactgagggacaggaagctcaacaggagccaccagtgtgcccaggtggccaagaaggccaatgggatcctggcctggatccaaaccagcgtggccagcaggcccagggcagtgacccttcccctggactctgccttggggaggccacaccttgagtgttgtgttcagttctgggcccctcagttgaggcaagagattgaggggctggagcggggccagagaagagcaacgaggctggagaagggagtggagcacaagtgctgtggggagaggctgagggagctgggggtgttcagcctggagaagaggaggctcagaagtgacctcagcactgtctagaactccctgaagggaagttctggccaggtgggggttggtctcttctcccaggcactcagcaataggacaagggggcacgatgggctcaagctctgccaggggaaattgaagttggacatcaggtagaaattctttgcagagagagtgctcagggattggaatgggctgcccagagagggggtggattccccatccctggaggtttttcaactgatcttggccgtggcactgagtgccatgatctggtaaagggactggagtttgaccaagggttggacttgatgatcttggaggtcttttccaacccaatccattctatgattctatgattctaagcaCAGTCTGGGCTCCTTCAAAGGCTGTGTCACCTCCCTTGGATGTCCATGGCCCTGCAACCCTCACCCTCCTCCCCACAGTGTTACCTGCATTGTAGCATTGTCATCTGTGTTGAGGCTGCACTGAGCCACTGCAGGGAATGCCTGGCAGatgaggagctgggacagaggggGCTTTGTGTTCCTTACAACTGTGGTCAGTATGTCAATGGAAGTCTGAAAGGAAAGTACAAAAACCAAAGCactgtcagagcagcagcaacagtaCAAGAAGTCAGCACTCCCCACCCCTTCTGCAAACATCAAAGGTGTGAAATGCAGGGATGTGGCCACTGCTGCAATCACAGCTTGAATTTACAGTCTATTTAAATCTGGAGTCCCTGCAGTTCTGCACCCAAACATCACTGGTGTGAGCTGTGGAAGTTCCCAAGGCAGTTCCAACATTAAAAGCAATGTCAGCACTTAAACGTGGCAAATAGATGCATGTTAATCACAACAGCCAGAGAACTGTTCTATCTGACTTGTTCCATTTTGGTTATATTgatttagatttattttaattacccATAAGCAATAGTTACAGCCATACCAATTAATAGGCAGATTACTTGCACATCAATAAGGATATTTATGGGTTTAATTTCATACAATCATTCAACACAGTCAATGCTTAATCTTTTATTAGGGCATCTGTATAATTTATCTCCAATTTACACATgtaaataaatcagaaaaagcCTTAGGAAGTGCAAGGAATAATCATGTAGCCTGCTGGAGAACATTCCACCAACAATGGGAGATTGTTCCTGCTGAAAGATGTCAATGTCAAAGCCAAATGTCTGGGGACACACTACAGAGACTGGAAGAAGGCAAGAGGAGCAGTTTGTAGTAAACTTTTAGAAGCATCTCCCCCCAGCTGCAGTTTGCCTTCTCTGCACAGAGACACCATTCCCAGTGACCAAAGCCATTGCTGCAAAGCATGTCCAAAGCACCTTTCTGCCCTTTGCAGAGCAGCCATCCCATTGCAGCACAGGGAACATCTCCAGCCCAGGCCATTCCCACCGAAGCACTTACTGCACAAAGCCCTGCAGGGATCTTGTCAGCAGGGGCCTGCATGATGCTGACAAGGGTTGGTATCAGCCTCATCTGCATTGGACCCTGGCAGGCTTCTATCTGAGCTAACTCCTTAAAAATATCCTGGGCAAGAGAAGCAACGACGGGATCTGGAGAGAGAAAGCACCATTTACCAAAATAtactcacacacacatctcagttcctgctgccactacttTAACTGGGCAAAACAAGCTTCCCCTTCACCACACAGGAATCAACGTTCATACAATTATCACTGATCAAGTCTTCAGCAGCAAGACACATCAGCCAAGCCAGCCATCCTTTGGGAATGTCATGGGATGCCTACCATTGCTGTACTTGAGGAAGATGGCGATGGTGAAGGGGCAGATCTTGTTCTCCATGCTGGCTGTGAATGTTGGGTCCACTGTGCACACGATGCACAGCGTCTCCATCACCAGGTTCAGCACCTCGGAGCTGAACTGAGTTGCCAAGTGGATCAGGCCATCCAGGATGCTGGGAAGGAAAGGCTGCAACACGTGGGTGCTCTCAGAGATCTTCAGCTGGTCACAGTAGCTAGAGGGGAATTTGTGATACAAAAATACACTTGTAATGTATTGAAGGAACTTATATATTTAATTCCAGATGATATACAAGGGGTTATTTCATCCTATCCATTCTTATCCCTTAAGTTCACTCCTCTACAACTTCTCCCCTTCACTGTTGCTTGATCTCCCTAAGAACATggatggagaaaaggaaagaaatcccAGACAGACACCCCCTGCTTACAGAGTGTTTGGTTACCATGTTCTACACAAGGGCTGGGGGATGATAAAGCAATTTCAGGAACAATGAAGTTACAGGTCTCTGCCTTTATTTGGTAACATTTCAGTGCAAGTGAGAGACAAGGGCTTTTCTTGGGGGGGAAATATAGTGGGGAACAGTCGAgattttgcagatttttatgATTGGTTGTTCTTTGATTTTACATTAATGttcatttttcactttataACTGGTACAGCAGAGCTTCCTTCTGACAAAAATGGGGTAAGAAAATCAAACCCCAAACAGTTCTTATTGCTGTGATTGGTTCCATAGGCCTGTGTGGGTTGGTCACCTTTGTGACTGAACAGGAGCAATGTGAGTTTCATCCCTGTGCTTTCCATCACAATCCATTACTGTCACCAACCTGGAACTCCATTAGAATTACTCTATTTTGAACTTCCTGCCTTACACTTTTTAAGCTGCCACCTCTTTCACTCAAAGCAAAACCTTCCACAGAAATGTCATTAATATTTGAACAAACGGGTTTCATCAGTGTTTGTtgcccctggggctgtggaATCCTCAGGGTTTACTCACCCCCAGATGGCCCTGACTGCAGAGATCCTGACAGAGGGAGGCTGGGTTTCATGTAACCCACTGACAGTGGCT
This window contains:
- the IPO9 gene encoding importin-9, translating into MAGGGGGPGAGPVAQGLKEALVETLTGILCPVQAVRAAAEEQVKVLEVTEEFGVHLAELTVDPQGALAIRQLASVILKQYVETHWCSQSEKFRPPETTERAKVAIRELLPNGLRESISKVRSSVAYAVSAIAHWDWPEAWPELFNLLMEMLVSGDVNAVHGAMRVLTEFTREVTDIQMPLVAPVILPEMYKIFTMAEVYGIRTRSRAVEIFTTCAHMICNMEELEKGAAKVLIFPVVQQFTEAFVQALQMPDGPTSDSGFKMEVLKAVTALVKNYPKHMISSMQQILPIVWNTLTESAAFYVRTEVNYTEEVEDPVDSDGEVLGFENLVFSIFEFVHALLENNKFKSTVKKALPELIYYILLYMQITEEQIKVWTANPQQFVEDEDDDTFSYTVRIAAQDLLLAVAADFQNESATALAAAATRHLQEAEQAKNSGAEHWWKIHEACMLALGSVKSIITDSVKNGRIHFDMHGFLTNVVLADLNLSVSPFLLGRALWAASRFTVAMSPELIQQFLQATVSGLHETQPPSVRISAVRAIWGYCDQLKISESTHVLQPFLPSILDGLIHLATQFSSEVLNLVMETLCIVCTVDPTFTASMENKICPFTIAIFLKYSNDPVVASLAQDIFKELAQIEACQGPMQMRLIPTLVSIMQAPADKIPAGLCATSIDILTTVVRNTKPPLSQLLICQAFPAVAQCSLNTDDNATMQNGGECLRAYVSVALEQIAQWHDEQGHNGLWYVMQVVSQLLDPRTSEFTAAFVGRLVSTLISKAGSELGENLDQILRAILSKMQQAETLSVMQSLIMVFAHLVHSQLEPLLEFLCSLPGPTGKPALEFVMAEWMSRQHLFYGQYEGKVSSVALCKLLQYGINTDDKRLQDIRVKGEEIFNMDEGIRTRSKAAKNPERWTNIPLLVKILKLIINELSNAMEANASRQTPADWSQDDSNDMWEDQEEDEDEDEGLAGQFLSDILSTNKYDEDYYEDDEEDDPDALKDPLYQIDLQAYLTEFLCQFAQQPCYAMFSDHLNDNEKRVLQAIGI